The DNA segment GGCAGAAAGGAAGACGCCGTGAGCCTGCGCACGCTGCTGCTCCTTGTGGTGTTGGTGGTGGTGCGGTCCCTCGCGGCGGCGCCCGAATCCAGCGGGGCCATCCAGACCGTAGAGCTCGATCCGCAGCGGCCCTACTACATCCCGTGCCATCCGCGGGTGACCACCACCATCCGGTTTCCGGGCCCCATCGGCGCACCGGAAGGCGCGGTCAACGTCTTCACCGAAGATGCCAGCCGCCAGCCGGCGGAGTACCTGGTGGCATGGCAGGCGGGGGATGCGCATTTCACCATCACGCCCTTCAAGGACGCCCAGCTGGCCAACCTCAATGTCCCGCATGACGGGCTCACGTTCGTGTTCTATCTCTACCTGGTGGCCGAGCCATTGCGGGCGGTCGCCTCCGTCAACATCGTGCGGCCGGGGGCCGGGCCGACGCGCCTGCTTCCAGCGGGCGACGCCGCCGGCAAGATCGAGCGGACCACCAAGATGCCCGCCTCCGAGTACGTGCCCGCCACACCCGCCCGGCTCCTGGGATTCCTGGATCGCCTCAAGCTCCTGCATGCCACCCCGCCCGGACCTACGCTGGACGAAATGACCCGGGCCATGCGGGTCGAAGTGGCGGCGACCTCCGAAGCGCTGACATCGCGCGTTGGAGGCGCGCCGCATGGACCCATCCGCCAGGGACTCGTCGCCGCGTTGGGCTCGGGCCTCAACGACGCCGGGGTCTTTCAGTTGATCCTGCTGCGGACGGTCCGGGATCTTCGCACCGGTTGCATCGGTTTCATCTGCCTGCTGCGCAACACCTCAACCCAGGTGCTGGCATTCGATGTGAACAGTTTCGGTGCGCGGGCGGGCGCGGAATACCTGGGCCAGCGGATCAGCGATGCGACTCCCATCCTGAAACCTGGCGAGCAGAGTCCGGCCTACTTCATCGTGCAACCGCCGGCGGCACGCCCCCTCCTGGCGGACAACCCCTGGCGACTGACGGTCGATCTGGTGAGCCCCCGGCTCGACGCGGCGGCGGCACTCGCGGGCAAGGAGGCCAAGCCATGAAGGCCTTCCTGCGTTCCCGGATGGGTGTGATCTCGATCATCGGTTTCATCGCGTTGATGGGCTTCGCCCTCCATCGCGTCATGGCGCGGCGTACGGCCCGCGCGGCAGTGCCCGGGGCCGCGCTTGCCGCCCCGCCCACCCCTGCCTCCAGCGCGACGCCGCCCGGACCAGTCGCGCCGGTGCCGGCGGCATCCAAGCCCATGGATCCCGTGGCGGAGAACGCCGCGTATCTGGAGCGCTATTACGAGCTCGACCAGCGCATCCGGGAGGACCGCGACGCGGCAGGGGTGCCGGTCACGCGGCGGGAGAATGCGGCGACGCCGAGCGGGGCGGGGCGCGTGTCCGTCATCGATGACGCGCCCGTACCCCCGGCGCAGGGCACCGGCCGAAGTTCGCTCCGCCTGCTGGGGCAGGGGGGGCGAACTCCCTCCCACTCGCCAACCGTTCCGGCAGAGAACGCCACCGCCGTCCCGGTGACCGTCGCCGCGAAAACGCCGGATCCGACTGCGGACGAGGGAGAGGCCGCTGCCGACCGGCCGCGCTCCCGACGGTTCAATCCCTATGGGCGCGTCTTGAAGTGTGAGTTGGTCTTCACCCTCGATTCGACGACGGAGGAGACCCCGCTGGTGGGACTCGTGATGGAGCCGGTGTACAACAACGGCCTGCTCGTGATCCCCGCGGGCACCGAGTTGCACGGTGTCGCGCGTCCGGACCGGCTGCGGGACCGACTCTTCTCCGGTCCCGAGTGGATCTTCGTCTTCCCGCGTGAGGCGGGGCGCCCGAATGGCCGGCAGCTGAATGTTCGTGGCGTCGCCCTCGATCGCGTCGAGCCCGACGCCAACGGCATGACCTGGGGCATCACCGATGGCTCGTATGGCCTGGCCGGCCGGGTGATCCGCTCGCTCGATCGCCTCGAGATCAAACGCTTCGTCGCCAACTTCCTCGCCGCCGGCTCGGTGGCGCTGCAGGAGCGGAAATCCGACCGGCTCGGACAGGATACGGTCCAAAACACGCCGCAGAATGCCGCCTTGCAGGGCGTGTCGGCGAACCTGCAGCAAATCGCCGAGGACGTGGCCAAGGAGATCGAGGAGCACGGCGTCTTCATCCGCGTTCCGGCGGGCCACCAATTCTACTTTTACCCGATGCAGGTCATCGACCCGGACGTGGCCGATATTTCGTCGGACATCGCGATCGTCAAATGAACCTCCCTGCCTTCCTGACTCTTGGTTCTCTCGTCCTGACCGCGGCTGGCTGCGCTTCGAGTCCGGCGTCGCCGGCGGCGCGCGGGCCCGATGTGAAACCCGGCTTGATCATCCTCACGGCCCAACAGGCGGAGCAGCGAGGCCTGCGCGTGATTGGCCCGGCCGACGCCGCATCCGCGGGCCCACCGGCGGTCGGCGCCGCCGCAGTTGCCACCCCTGCCTCGCTCAAGGCCTACACGATCAATCGTGCCGTCGACGCCGGCGATCCGGACCTGATGCACGAGGAACACGTGGTCTATCGTCGCG comes from the Opitutus sp. ER46 genome and includes:
- a CDS encoding TrbI/VirB10 family protein, whose product is MKAFLRSRMGVISIIGFIALMGFALHRVMARRTARAAVPGAALAAPPTPASSATPPGPVAPVPAASKPMDPVAENAAYLERYYELDQRIREDRDAAGVPVTRRENAATPSGAGRVSVIDDAPVPPAQGTGRSSLRLLGQGGRTPSHSPTVPAENATAVPVTVAAKTPDPTADEGEAAADRPRSRRFNPYGRVLKCELVFTLDSTTEETPLVGLVMEPVYNNGLLVIPAGTELHGVARPDRLRDRLFSGPEWIFVFPREAGRPNGRQLNVRGVALDRVEPDANGMTWGITDGSYGLAGRVIRSLDRLEIKRFVANFLAAGSVALQERKSDRLGQDTVQNTPQNAALQGVSANLQQIAEDVAKEIEEHGVFIRVPAGHQFYFYPMQVIDPDVADISSDIAIVK